A window from Aliamphritea hakodatensis encodes these proteins:
- a CDS encoding LysR family transcriptional regulator yields the protein MPNSHHLSIRHLRAFLRIAETGSFTRAAESLHQTQSTLTATIKQLEQHVGLSLFDRTTRRVILTQAGERFMPQAKQLISDFDTAIGDLQAISAHQQGLVTVAASPSTVSRLLPKLVQLYKTQYPDVDICLRDDNAAQLEQLVISNDADFAIAASHSQHPDLEYRQILSDDYGAVLARHHPLSDMPTLSWQQIAGEPLIHLSRDSAIRQQLTEHIPAFSRPPGLEVSTTAGLAALVEQGLGITLLPALAASTTAFQNLSFVPLNAPAITRRICIITRKSRSLSPAAASFLQLITEYLEHARLPGHVRLTRE from the coding sequence ATGCCAAACAGCCATCACCTGTCCATCCGCCACCTCCGTGCATTCCTCCGTATCGCCGAAACAGGCAGCTTTACCCGGGCAGCCGAAAGCCTTCACCAGACCCAGTCAACACTGACAGCAACCATCAAACAACTTGAACAGCATGTTGGCCTGTCACTGTTTGACCGCACTACCCGCCGGGTCATCCTCACCCAGGCGGGGGAACGTTTTATGCCCCAGGCAAAACAACTTATCTCTGATTTCGATACCGCCATTGGTGATCTGCAAGCCATATCCGCCCATCAGCAGGGCCTGGTAACTGTCGCCGCCTCCCCTTCAACGGTCAGCAGGTTGCTGCCCAAGCTGGTACAGCTTTATAAGACGCAATACCCTGACGTCGACATCTGCCTGCGGGACGACAATGCTGCCCAGCTTGAACAACTGGTCATCAGCAATGATGCTGACTTTGCGATTGCCGCCAGCCACAGCCAGCATCCGGACCTTGAATACCGGCAGATTCTGAGCGATGACTACGGCGCAGTACTGGCCCGGCACCACCCTTTGAGCGACATGCCAACACTTTCCTGGCAGCAGATCGCCGGCGAACCTCTTATTCACCTGAGCAGAGACAGCGCAATACGCCAGCAGCTTACTGAACACATTCCTGCGTTTTCACGCCCACCGGGGCTGGAAGTATCAACCACCGCCGGGCTGGCTGCGCTGGTTGAACAGGGCCTTGGCATTACGCTGTTACCGGCACTTGCCGCCAGCACAACCGCCTTTCAGAACCTCAGCTTTGTTCCCCTGAACGCCCCGGCCATTACCCGCCGCATCTGTATCATTACCCGTAAATCCCGCTCCCTCAGC
- the ydiJ gene encoding D-2-hydroxyglutarate dehydrogenase YdiJ, with protein sequence MIPRLDNLNPVQSLYLEFFNQLTARGFGGDVNPDYANRVVLATDNSIYQVLPQGVVYPKQTSDLVMIARLVSEERFKEVVLAPRGGGTGTNGQSLTDGVVVDISRHMNQILEINAEEGWVRVQTGVVKDQLNAALKPHGLFFAPELSTSNRATIGGMINTDASGQGSCLYGKTRDHVLALNSVFLDGSEWQSEPLSDTELGTVKQRNDKVGEVHRLVDAIHRENRQLISDVFPPLNRCLTGYDLAHIRTEEGLFDLNSVLCGAEGSLAFITEAKLNVLPIPEYAALVNIKYAGFQDSLEDAKQILGCGPTSVETIDSKVLSLAMQDIVWQTVEDYFPQDAAEPEIKGINLVEYTAASQAELEAGVARLTTYLDEVNQQPAKSFGYSVVYGGAEISKVWAMRKKAVGLLGNAKGQQRPIPFVEDTAVPPENLAPFIAEFRALLDQHGLAYGMFGHVDAGVLHVRPAMDMKDEVDEALVRTVTDGVVALTQKYNGLLWGEHGKGVRSEYAPAFFGELYPQLQRLKAGFDPFNQLNPGKIATPAGSGAQLLKIDEVATRGQQDRLIPLAARDEYSQAMFCNGNGACYNYDPKDAMCPSWKVTRERKHSPKGRSSLVREWLKQLAVHNTDPVAEHQKVRSSNFLFSLPARLLNSLLLKRGQYDFNHEVYEAMQGCLSCKSCVAQCPIKVNVPDFRARFLELYYGRYMRPAKDYLLAGLEPLLPTLAKWPGLYNTLTQRPAMRAVTARLLGLIDNPAMSPESLAGQLEAQAVELATVSRIARLNQADRARTVILVQDAFTSHFEVPLVLDVIELLQRLGFNVLLAPFRPNGKPLHVHGFMKGFEKAADRNTEMLKGLQGTGVPLVGIDPAMTLTYRQEYRDNPDRDQIEVQLLQEWLAGQSDALKGFAADYNLDAGEFVLLAHCTEKTSAAVSMKGWQQIFSDCGQALTQAATGCCGMSGTYGHEAENADTSAGIYKMSWSGVVNAPENRDRLVATGYSCRSQVKRQDQQQIPHPLQMLLSLSR encoded by the coding sequence ATGATCCCCCGTCTTGATAATCTGAATCCTGTGCAGAGTCTGTATCTGGAGTTTTTTAATCAGTTAACTGCCCGAGGATTTGGCGGTGATGTAAATCCTGATTATGCCAACCGGGTTGTGTTGGCAACGGATAACAGTATTTATCAGGTATTACCCCAGGGGGTGGTGTATCCAAAGCAAACATCCGATCTGGTGATGATTGCCCGGCTTGTCAGCGAAGAGCGTTTTAAAGAGGTTGTTCTGGCTCCACGTGGAGGCGGTACCGGTACTAACGGACAGTCGCTGACCGATGGGGTTGTGGTGGATATTTCCCGCCATATGAACCAGATTCTGGAAATTAATGCTGAAGAAGGCTGGGTCCGGGTTCAGACCGGGGTGGTTAAAGATCAGCTGAATGCTGCGCTTAAACCTCATGGTTTGTTCTTTGCGCCGGAGCTGTCTACCAGTAACCGGGCGACCATCGGCGGCATGATTAATACCGACGCAAGTGGTCAGGGTTCCTGCCTGTACGGTAAAACCCGGGATCATGTGCTGGCACTGAATTCAGTGTTTCTTGATGGCAGTGAGTGGCAGTCAGAACCTTTGTCGGATACTGAGCTGGGAACGGTTAAACAGCGCAACGATAAAGTCGGCGAAGTCCACCGTCTGGTGGATGCTATTCACCGTGAGAACCGACAGCTGATTTCCGATGTGTTTCCGCCACTTAACCGCTGCCTTACCGGTTACGACCTGGCCCATATCCGGACTGAAGAAGGTTTGTTTGATCTGAATTCGGTACTCTGTGGCGCGGAAGGGTCGCTGGCGTTTATCACAGAGGCAAAACTGAATGTGTTGCCGATTCCTGAATATGCTGCGCTGGTCAATATTAAGTATGCCGGTTTTCAGGATTCCCTTGAGGATGCCAAGCAAATTTTGGGATGTGGCCCGACATCCGTAGAAACCATTGATTCTAAAGTGTTGTCGCTGGCGATGCAGGATATTGTCTGGCAGACCGTTGAAGACTATTTCCCGCAGGATGCTGCTGAGCCGGAGATTAAGGGCATTAATCTGGTGGAATATACCGCGGCCAGTCAGGCAGAACTGGAAGCCGGTGTGGCCCGGCTAACAACGTATCTGGATGAGGTAAACCAGCAGCCGGCTAAAAGCTTCGGTTATTCTGTGGTGTACGGCGGAGCAGAAATCAGCAAGGTCTGGGCAATGCGTAAAAAGGCCGTAGGTTTGCTGGGGAATGCCAAGGGCCAGCAACGGCCCATTCCTTTTGTGGAAGATACCGCCGTGCCGCCGGAAAATCTGGCGCCTTTTATTGCCGAGTTCCGGGCGTTACTGGATCAGCACGGGCTGGCGTATGGCATGTTCGGGCATGTTGATGCCGGTGTGTTGCATGTCCGGCCGGCGATGGATATGAAAGATGAAGTTGATGAGGCTCTGGTCCGCACGGTCACCGACGGCGTGGTGGCGCTGACGCAGAAATATAACGGCTTGCTGTGGGGCGAGCACGGTAAAGGCGTCCGTTCAGAGTATGCACCGGCATTTTTTGGTGAACTTTACCCTCAGTTGCAACGCCTGAAGGCCGGCTTTGATCCCTTTAATCAGCTTAATCCCGGCAAGATAGCCACCCCGGCAGGCAGTGGTGCGCAGCTGCTGAAAATTGATGAGGTTGCTACACGGGGGCAGCAGGATCGTCTGATTCCGCTGGCGGCCAGAGATGAATACAGTCAGGCGATGTTCTGTAACGGTAATGGCGCCTGTTATAACTACGATCCGAAGGATGCTATGTGTCCTTCATGGAAGGTCACCCGGGAGCGTAAACACTCTCCCAAGGGGCGGTCTTCACTGGTGCGGGAGTGGCTGAAACAGCTGGCGGTTCATAATACGGATCCGGTCGCCGAGCATCAGAAGGTGCGTTCGTCTAACTTCCTATTTAGCTTGCCGGCCAGATTACTTAACAGTCTGTTGCTTAAGCGTGGCCAGTATGACTTTAACCATGAAGTGTATGAGGCCATGCAAGGGTGTTTGTCCTGCAAGTCCTGTGTGGCCCAGTGTCCGATTAAAGTGAATGTGCCGGATTTCCGTGCCCGTTTTCTTGAGTTGTATTACGGCCGTTATATGCGCCCGGCTAAAGATTATTTGCTGGCGGGGCTGGAGCCTTTGCTGCCGACGTTGGCGAAATGGCCGGGGCTGTATAACACCCTGACCCAGCGGCCGGCGATGCGCGCTGTTACCGCCAGGTTGTTGGGGCTGATCGATAACCCGGCAATGTCTCCGGAGAGTCTGGCAGGGCAGTTAGAAGCGCAGGCGGTTGAGCTGGCAACGGTCAGCCGTATTGCCCGTCTGAATCAGGCAGACCGTGCCCGCACCGTGATTCTGGTGCAGGATGCGTTTACCAGTCACTTTGAAGTACCGTTGGTACTGGATGTTATCGAGTTGCTGCAGCGGCTTGGTTTTAATGTCTTACTTGCACCGTTCAGGCCGAATGGTAAGCCGCTGCATGTGCACGGTTTTATGAAAGGGTTTGAGAAAGCCGCCGACCGCAATACTGAAATGTTGAAAGGGCTGCAAGGTACCGGTGTGCCACTGGTGGGAATTGATCCGGCAATGACGCTTACATACCGTCAGGAGTACCGCGATAATCCTGACCGGGATCAGATTGAAGTGCAGTTGTTACAGGAGTGGCTGGCAGGGCAGAGTGATGCCTTGAAAGGCTTTGCGGCGGATTATAATCTGGACGCCGGTGAGTTTGTGCTACTGGCTCACTGCACTGAGAAAACGTCGGCGGCAGTAAGTATGAAAGGCTGGCAGCAGATCTTTTCTGATTGCGGCCAGGCGCTGACTCAGGCAGCGACCGGGTGTTGCGGTATGTCTGGCACCTATGGCCATGAAGCAGAAAATGCTGACACATCCGCCGGAATCTATAAAATGAGCTGGTCCGGTGTGGTGAATGCCCCCGAAAACCGTGATCGTCTGGTTGCGACTGGCTACTCGTGCAGGAGTCAGGTGAAAAGGCAGGATCAGCAACAGATTCCTCATCCGTTGCAGATGTTGCTGTCTCTGAGCCGCTAA